One window from the genome of Nicotiana tomentosiformis chromosome 5, ASM39032v3, whole genome shotgun sequence encodes:
- the LOC138892134 gene encoding uncharacterized protein, with amino-acid sequence MPVQPIVSVRPEVRAVASEEEQLRLERFKKYHPPTYSGLATEDAHGFLEKCHSILRTMGIVETSGVSFITFQILGAAYQWWEAYKEGSPANAASLTWAQLSEMFLRDFVPQTLRDAWSTEFEQLRQGTMTVSEYAISFKELSRHAPTLVSTVRERVCRFIEGLNYVIRFNIDQELEADTPYQQVVEIVRRSEGMRSHEREDREAKGPRDYGGYNGARAPTATYYGRGYVSRPVHLALPASTGAPATPRSQVAHFAQLLSSVHPARGAFSGQSSRPGQGQFQ; translated from the coding sequence ATGCCAGTACAACCTATTGTTTCGgttcggcccgaggttagggcagtggcATCCGAGGAGGAACaactgagacttgagaggttcaagaagtatcatcctcctacttacaGTGGCCTAGCTactgaggatgcacatggttttctagagaagtgccacagtattctccgcaccatgggtattgtggagacgagcggagtTTCTTTTATTACATTCCAGATAttaggagcagcgtatcagtggtgggaGGCTTACAAGGAGGGTAGCCCAGCTAATGCAGCTTCGCTCACTTGGGCTCAactttcagagatgttcttgagagattttgttccccagacccttcgggatgcatggagcacggagtttgagcagctgcgtcaggggactatgacagtgtcagagtatgctatcaGTTTCAAGGAGTTGTCCCGACATGCACCAACCTtagtttctacagttagagagcgagtctgcagattcatcgaggggcttAACTATGTTATTAGATTCAACATAGATCAAGAGTTAGAGGCAGATACTCCGTATCAACAAGTTGTAGAGATTGTGCGGAGGTCGGAGGGTATGCGGAgccatgagagagaggacagggaggccaaagGGCCTCGAGATTATGGAGGATATAATGGTGCACGCGCCCCAACTGCAACCTAttatggtaggggctatgtgagtcgtccagttcatttagcacttccagcttctactGGTGCTCCAGCCACTCCaaggtctcaggttgcccatttTGCACAGCTACTATCTAGTGTACatcctgcacggggtgccttcagcggtcagtccagccgaccaggccaGGGTCAGTTTCAGT